From a region of the Mobula hypostoma chromosome 6, sMobHyp1.1, whole genome shotgun sequence genome:
- the LOC134348162 gene encoding cysteinyl leukotriene receptor 2-like, which produces MTNTTSPDNDDFCENISDFKTSTYPPVYLVTFILGFTENVFCLYVFLKLYKRKTEFSIVMVNLAIADLFFVCTLPWRIYYYWKGSILNFPPSFCRFMFYALYLNMYCSIYFLTLMSVLRYFAIVHPLKYLKYRTIKNVLILCIFIWVFVGVVASPLLIEDNSIAKNNRTICFDPKNKINRKIYSMNLISLPVGCVIPFLIITICYIFVLKTLLTSKAEHDKQKCSRKKAIAMIIIVMVIFLTNFLPYHILRTVHLAMNFHGSHSTNQVNCFIQRSVVITLCGVAFNTCLDPLLYYFGAESFRDKLRSRRTIANNQI; this is translated from the coding sequence ATGACTAACACTACAAGCCCTGACAATGATGACTTCTGTGAAAACATCAGTGACTTCAAAACTTCTACCTACCCTCCAGTGTACCTGGTCACATTTATTCTTGGGTTTACTGAAAACGTCTTCTGTTTATATGTATTCCTAAAGTTATACAAGAGGAAGACTGAATTCAGCATTGTCATGGTGAACCTGGCAATTGCAGACCTATTCTTTGTTTGCACGTTGCCTTGGCGCATTTATTATTACTGGAAAGGCAGTATTTTGAATTTTCCACCTTCGTTCTGCAGATTCATGTTTTATGCACTCTACCTCAATATGTACTGCAGCATCTACTTTCTGACCCTAATGAGCGTCTTGCGTTATTTTGCAATTGTGCATCCACTTAAATATTTAAAGTATAGAACGATTAAAAATGTCCTAATTTTGTGCATATTCATATGGGTATTTGTGGGTGTAGTAGCTAGTCCTTTACTAATAGAAGACAATTCTATTGCAAAGAATAATAGAACAATATGCTTTGAccctaaaaataaaattaatcgtAAAATATACAGCATGAATTTAATTTCACTGCCAGTAGGTTGTGTTATTCCCTTCCTTATTATCACTATTTGTTACATTTTTGTTCTTAAAACTTTGCTAACTTCAAAGGCAGAGCATGACAAGCAAAAATGTTCCCGCAAAAAAGCTATAGCAATGATTATTATTGTTATGGTTATATTTCTGACCAATTTTCTGCCCTACCACATTTTGCGGACTGTCCATCTTGCCATGAATTTCCATGGCAGTCATAGCACAAACCAGGTTAATTGTTTCATTCAGCGTTCTGTGGTGATCACCCTGTGTGGTGTAGCATTCAATACCTGTTTGGACCCTCTTTTATATTACTTTGGAGCAGAATCCTTCAGGGataagctgagaagcaggaggaCTATAGCGAACAATCAAATATGA